A window of the Desulfomonilaceae bacterium genome harbors these coding sequences:
- a CDS encoding GlsB/YeaQ/YmgE family stress response membrane protein translates to MSLIGFLIIGLVAGWLAGYIMKGRGAGLLVNLVVGVIGAYIGGFLFMLIGLSAHGFIGSLITATIGAIALLFLIGVLKKA, encoded by the coding sequence ATGAGCTTGATTGGATTTTTGATAATAGGACTTGTGGCAGGGTGGTTGGCGGGGTATATCATGAAGGGCAGGGGAGCCGGCCTGCTTGTCAATCTCGTCGTGGGTGTTATAGGCGCTTACATCGGTGGTTTCCTTTTTATGCTTATAGGTTTGTCTGCCCACGGCTTTATTGGATCATTGATTACCGCCACTATAGGGGCGATTGCGCTGCTATTCTTAATAGGGGTGCTCAAGAAAGCGTGA